Proteins from a genomic interval of Verrucomicrobiota bacterium:
- a CDS encoding sugar phosphate isomerase/epimerase encodes MHRPKEPAFLRALDFGIHSDLEFRNSGFLSRRDFLAVATAAAASTLIPIGRAADIWRLRLSTSSIHFKGLPIEQACERIAALGFDAIDIWCAYDNCPHLDDVQKRLGPDGLRELLAKHKLRLYAFSTYVGGYAKYAELLGKAGGGVAIQSSAAPCKPEELTSKMKSFLESLKPLADLAEKHNSYLAIENHGSALLDSLDSFKAFVELNKHPRLGLALAPYHLQTIKAPVEETIAVCGPQLFFFYAWQNQPDVGQLPGHGPTDFKPWLRALAKVNYQWFVNPFMHGHVEPDAMTAALAKSRDYLKKQV; translated from the coding sequence ATGCACCGCCCGAAGGAACCGGCCTTTCTTCGAGCTTTGGATTTCGGAATTCATTCGGATTTGGAATTTCGGAACTCGGGTTTTCTCAGCCGCCGTGATTTCCTTGCAGTCGCAACTGCCGCCGCTGCCAGCACGCTGATTCCAATTGGCCGAGCTGCTGACATCTGGCGTCTCCGTCTGTCCACCTCCTCCATTCACTTCAAAGGCCTGCCGATCGAACAAGCCTGCGAGCGCATCGCGGCGCTGGGCTTCGACGCCATCGACATCTGGTGCGCTTACGACAACTGTCCCCACCTCGACGACGTGCAAAAGCGTCTCGGCCCTGACGGCCTCCGGGAACTGCTCGCCAAACACAAACTCAGGCTTTACGCCTTCTCCACCTACGTCGGCGGTTACGCGAAGTACGCCGAATTGCTCGGCAAAGCCGGCGGTGGCGTGGCCATCCAGAGCAGCGCCGCGCCCTGCAAACCGGAGGAACTCACTTCAAAAATGAAATCGTTCCTCGAAAGTCTAAAGCCGCTCGCCGACCTGGCCGAGAAACACAATTCCTATCTCGCCATCGAAAACCACGGCAGCGCGCTGCTCGATTCGCTGGATTCCTTCAAGGCGTTTGTCGAGTTGAACAAGCATCCACGGCTCGGCCTCGCGCTGGCGCCGTATCATCTTCAAACCATCAAAGCCCCGGTGGAAGAAACCATCGCCGTATGCGGCCCGCAATTGTTTTTCTTTTACGCCTGGCAAAACCAACCCGACGTGGGCCAACTTCCCGGCCACGGCCCGACCGATTTCAAACCGTGGCTCAGAGCTTTGGCCAAGGTGAATTACCAGTGGTTCGTGAACCCCTTCATGCACGGCCACGTCGAGCCCGACGCCATGACCGCCGCGCTGGCCAAGTCGCGGGATTATCTCAAGAAGCAAGTTTGA
- a CDS encoding sigma-70 family RNA polymerase sigma factor has product MSSPFDLERLYDDHAQALFAFLLNLTRSEADTHDLLQELFIKLARRPQLLDGVREPRAFLLRLAHNLAIDAIRRRGTRQKMHEQAAACTASVFAPIADPDEQAFRNALSEAVGKLPDDQRAVVHLKLWEGLTFDAIAGLLDIPPNTAASRYRYGLDKLRERLRPLYDEIK; this is encoded by the coding sequence ATGTCGTCGCCCTTCGATCTCGAACGCCTGTACGATGATCATGCCCAGGCGTTGTTTGCTTTTCTTCTGAATCTCACCCGCAGCGAAGCCGACACCCACGATCTCCTTCAGGAACTCTTCATCAAGCTCGCCCGACGTCCGCAGTTGCTCGATGGCGTCCGCGAACCACGCGCCTTCCTGTTGCGGCTCGCGCACAACCTGGCCATCGACGCCATACGTCGTCGCGGCACGCGGCAGAAAATGCACGAACAGGCGGCTGCCTGCACGGCTTCCGTCTTTGCGCCAATTGCCGATCCGGATGAACAGGCTTTTCGCAACGCGCTGTCGGAAGCAGTGGGTAAATTGCCCGACGACCAACGGGCGGTTGTTCACCTGAAACTTTGGGAAGGCCTGACCTTTGACGCGATTGCCGGATTGCTCGACATTCCGCCCAACACCGCCGCCAGCCGCTATCGCTACGGTTTAGACAAATTACGCGAGCGGCTGCGTCCCCTCTATGACGAGATTAAATGA
- a CDS encoding prevent-host-death protein → MKTTFDIAEAQARLPKLVRTKQTVSLRQANETVAFLVPRERMEALLETMEILANPQALRALRRDRSGKGRYLPLSALDEA, encoded by the coding sequence GTGAAAACGACGTTCGACATTGCGGAGGCGCAGGCGCGGTTGCCCAAGCTGGTGCGCACCAAACAGACCGTTTCCCTGCGGCAGGCCAATGAAACGGTGGCGTTTCTGGTGCCGCGCGAGCGGATGGAGGCGCTGCTGGAGACCATGGAAATCCTGGCCAACCCACAGGCCCTCCGCGCCCTCCGCCGCGACCGCTCCGGCAAAGGCCGCTATCTCCCCTTGTCGGCGCTCGATGAAGCTTAG
- a CDS encoding UDP-N-acetylglucosamine diphosphorylase, translating into MFKPGDLFDLSQTEHAALFDGCEFAWDVLKKLKDYLAANLRPALHHRCEGQAFIGEQVFIGEGTVVEDGVMIKGPAIIGRNCHIRHNAYFREHVILGDSCVVGNSTEIKNSILFNNAGAPHFNYIGDSILGHRAHLGAGVVLSNIKSLPGNVTVEIDGQPFDTGLRKFGALIGDGCDIGCNSVLNPGSIIGRGSVIYPNINWRGILPANMIVKNKAAQEVVVRRPRTTD; encoded by the coding sequence ATGTTCAAACCGGGCGACCTTTTCGATCTCAGCCAGACGGAGCACGCCGCGCTGTTCGACGGTTGCGAATTTGCCTGGGACGTGCTGAAAAAACTCAAGGACTACCTCGCGGCGAATTTGCGCCCGGCTCTGCACCATCGTTGCGAAGGACAGGCCTTCATCGGCGAACAAGTTTTTATTGGCGAAGGCACGGTGGTCGAGGACGGCGTCATGATCAAAGGCCCGGCCATCATCGGGCGCAACTGTCACATCCGGCACAACGCCTATTTCCGCGAACATGTCATCCTTGGCGATAGTTGCGTCGTGGGCAACTCGACGGAAATCAAGAACTCCATCCTGTTCAACAACGCCGGCGCGCCGCACTTCAATTACATCGGCGATTCCATCCTCGGCCACCGGGCGCATCTCGGCGCCGGCGTGGTGTTGTCCAACATCAAGTCCCTTCCTGGCAACGTGACTGTCGAAATCGATGGCCAACCATTCGACACCGGCCTGCGCAAGTTCGGCGCGCTGATCGGGGACGGTTGTGACATCGGCTGCAACAGCGTGCTGAATCCCGGCAGCATCATTGGTCGCGGCTCCGTGATTTATCCGAACATCAACTGGCGCGGCATTCTCCCCGCCAACATGATTGTGAAAAATAAGGCCGCGCAGGAAGTCGTTGTGCGCCGACCGAGAACCACCGACTGA
- a CDS encoding Gfo/Idh/MocA family oxidoreductase has translation MNPEQATTQSLTTRREFLKTSGAAVAATALAGTLAAPRPGYTAEDNTIKIALVGCGGRGTGAAANALSTKGPTQLWAMADVFEHRLEGSFKALSPKYTSQIHVPPERRFLGFDSFKRAIDALDKGDLVLLATPAAFRPIHFEYAVQKGVNVFMEKSFATDAPGIRRILRAAELAKQKNLKVATGLMWRHDKPREEVIQRIHDGAIGDLLLLRTYRMHGPVGFKPKGPDETELGHQILNYSCFTWLNASFFVDWLIHNIDVCCWAKNAWPVTAQGHGARAAREDPDQMFDQYMIEYTFADGAKLLAEGRHNTGCWDIYSDFAHGTKGSALIMESLAAAKPRLYKNQVQTRENEFWRYSGGPCEPYQVEHDLLFDAIRNDKPYNEAERGARACFVSIMGRMAAESGKLISYDEALASKLEQSPGLDLISSLAAPAPVQPDANGRYPIPVPGRTVVL, from the coding sequence ATGAACCCTGAACAAGCAACCACTCAATCCCTCACGACTCGTCGTGAGTTTCTCAAAACTTCCGGCGCCGCCGTCGCCGCCACTGCATTGGCCGGCACACTGGCCGCGCCACGCCCCGGCTACACCGCCGAAGACAACACCATCAAAATCGCGCTCGTCGGTTGCGGCGGACGCGGCACCGGTGCCGCCGCCAACGCGCTTTCCACTAAAGGTCCCACCCAACTTTGGGCGATGGCCGACGTGTTCGAGCATCGCCTCGAGGGCAGCTTCAAGGCCCTTTCGCCGAAATACACCAGTCAGATTCACGTCCCGCCCGAACGCCGCTTCCTCGGCTTCGACTCGTTCAAGCGCGCCATCGACGCGCTCGACAAGGGCGATCTCGTCTTGCTGGCCACGCCCGCCGCCTTTCGCCCGATTCACTTCGAATATGCCGTGCAGAAAGGCGTGAACGTGTTCATGGAAAAATCCTTTGCCACGGACGCGCCGGGCATCCGTCGCATCCTGCGCGCCGCTGAATTGGCGAAACAGAAGAACCTCAAGGTTGCCACCGGCCTGATGTGGCGCCACGACAAGCCGCGCGAGGAAGTCATCCAGCGCATCCACGACGGTGCCATCGGTGACCTCCTCCTGCTGCGCACTTATCGCATGCACGGTCCCGTCGGCTTCAAACCCAAGGGGCCAGATGAAACGGAGCTTGGCCACCAGATTCTCAACTACAGTTGCTTCACCTGGCTCAACGCGAGTTTCTTTGTCGATTGGCTCATCCACAACATCGACGTTTGCTGCTGGGCCAAGAACGCCTGGCCCGTCACTGCGCAAGGCCACGGCGCTCGTGCCGCCCGCGAAGACCCGGACCAGATGTTCGACCAATACATGATTGAGTACACCTTCGCCGACGGCGCGAAGCTGCTGGCCGAAGGCCGGCACAACACCGGTTGCTGGGACATTTACTCCGACTTCGCGCACGGCACGAAAGGTTCCGCGCTCATCATGGAAAGCCTCGCCGCCGCGAAACCGCGTCTCTACAAGAACCAGGTCCAAACCCGTGAAAATGAATTCTGGCGCTACAGCGGCGGACCCTGCGAGCCGTATCAAGTCGAGCACGACCTGCTCTTCGACGCCATCCGCAATGACAAGCCTTACAATGAAGCCGAACGTGGCGCTCGTGCTTGCTTCGTGAGCATCATGGGACGCATGGCCGCCGAGTCCGGGAAGTTGATCAGTTACGACGAAGCCCTCGCATCGAAGTTGGAACAGTCGCCGGGGCTGGACCTAATCAGTTCGCTGGCGGCACCGGCGCCGGTCCAACCTGATGCAAACGGCCGCTATCCGATTCCGGTTCCAGGAAGAACCGTGGTGCTTTAG
- a CDS encoding Gfo/Idh/MocA family oxidoreductase produces MAKHDHRIARRDFLKTTGAVVLGGAGIGFPQFVPSRVLGAPGLTSANSRLTIAHIGVGGMGTVHLKNMLEFQKAGKINLAAVCDADEKRLAAAVKLAGPGVEPYRDYRYIIQRKDIDAVVIATPDHWHAVQTVHACESGKHVYVEKPASVTVEEGQAMVAAARAANVAVQVGAQGRTGKGAWYTCRAIRNGIVGRVNKVTCWHYANPVDANPVPDCEPPAELDWDLWLGPLPWRPYNQRYCPANFRWLLESGGGQIRDRGAHQFSTIFWCMNADQQTSFTVEAKGTAPTKGLWDCPIDMEVIYQFRNPDWTLVWGQPGDKVGQTEFGQVFWGERGHLILEWEGAYKGAHADAINFKLPAGGGEVARTHEYEDFNMNHKADWFKSIREGHHRPAVDIAIAHRTATLCNLGNLSYILGRKLEWDGVKQQVIGDEQANRMLGKPQRYPYVL; encoded by the coding sequence ATGGCGAAGCACGACCACAGAATCGCGCGCCGGGATTTTCTCAAAACGACTGGGGCGGTCGTGCTCGGTGGAGCCGGCATCGGCTTTCCGCAGTTCGTCCCGTCGCGCGTCCTCGGAGCGCCGGGCCTGACATCTGCGAACAGTCGCTTGACCATCGCCCACATCGGCGTTGGCGGCATGGGCACGGTGCATTTGAAAAACATGTTGGAGTTTCAGAAAGCCGGAAAGATCAACCTCGCCGCCGTGTGTGACGCGGACGAAAAGCGCCTTGCCGCGGCGGTGAAACTCGCCGGCCCTGGCGTCGAGCCGTATCGCGATTATCGCTACATCATTCAGCGCAAGGACATCGATGCCGTGGTGATTGCCACGCCCGATCACTGGCACGCGGTTCAGACTGTCCATGCGTGCGAATCGGGCAAGCATGTTTATGTCGAGAAGCCCGCCTCGGTCACCGTCGAGGAAGGCCAAGCGATGGTCGCGGCGGCGCGCGCGGCGAACGTGGCCGTGCAAGTTGGCGCGCAAGGACGCACCGGCAAAGGCGCATGGTACACCTGCCGCGCCATCCGCAACGGCATCGTGGGCCGCGTGAACAAAGTGACTTGCTGGCATTACGCCAATCCAGTCGATGCCAACCCGGTGCCCGACTGCGAGCCACCAGCGGAATTGGACTGGGACTTGTGGCTCGGTCCGTTGCCGTGGCGTCCGTACAATCAACGTTATTGCCCGGCCAATTTCCGCTGGTTGCTCGAGTCCGGGGGCGGCCAAATCCGCGACCGCGGCGCGCATCAGTTCAGCACGATCTTCTGGTGCATGAACGCCGACCAGCAAACTTCTTTCACCGTCGAAGCCAAAGGCACCGCGCCGACCAAAGGTCTGTGGGACTGCCCGATTGACATGGAAGTGATTTACCAATTCAGGAACCCGGACTGGACGCTCGTGTGGGGCCAGCCGGGCGACAAGGTTGGCCAGACGGAGTTTGGCCAGGTGTTCTGGGGCGAGCGCGGACATTTGATTTTGGAGTGGGAAGGCGCTTACAAAGGAGCGCACGCGGACGCGATCAACTTCAAGCTTCCGGCCGGCGGCGGCGAAGTCGCACGAACCCACGAATACGAGGACTTCAACATGAACCACAAGGCGGATTGGTTTAAGTCCATTCGCGAAGGCCACCACCGGCCCGCCGTCGATATCGCGATTGCCCATCGCACCGCCACGCTCTGTAATCTTGGCAACCTCTCCTACATCCTCGGCCGAAAACTGGAATGGGATGGAGTAAAGCAACAGGTCATCGGAGATGAGCAGGCCAATCGCATGTTGGGCAAGCCGCAGCGCTATCCGTATGTGTTATGA
- a CDS encoding immunoglobulin domain-containing protein → MKTKPNQSMNLKVERVTPCAPQLATHPPNGAHGMTRLTNPRSLWPRCPGADRSFLLASALFLAAASICFAQPVITNQPQTQATTPGATATFDVGARGTEPLAYQWQKNPGNGFSDLANCTNAALVLTNVQPWDACDYRVVITNLTAGRTSAVARLYVMRPALVTTNVVVDNFDDNKLTGWSLMSNAEGGLIETNQQFKVRGLWRGYPTPELGIWTKGLRTKNWNLAIGQTLEWRVDVVGMNENTSDVVIEPGYLGTYEAYMFIKGRNAISIVKLTGGDGVVAFSCDPVVIKNTNVVLALAMSRMGADVVLTARVLDKDNLNAVLYERRFVDTPEIDRSLTTAEVLALTGNSVPFAPDVRRAPVTMGDVVDLKIFQYNWGTNSTAEVTFDNLELWTSMIPRARYVDVNSTNPTPPFTNWLTAATNIQDAVDVAQAGDEIVVTNGIYATGGRAVGTNILVNRVAVEKSLTVRSVNGPAATVIDGAGTVRCAYVGESALLSGFTLTNGNTYTLINGNVLVGDGAGVFCERFGVVTNCTLSGNATGLGLVGWLGAGGGASGGTLYNCTLSGNRAAYGGGASGSLLYNCTVTDNSAPGTAFGSFGGGVDASTLNNCTLTGNSAEYGGGGASDSTLNNCTLTGNSADEGGGAFASTLYNCTLTGNSASRQGGGGVARGSTLYNCTLTGNSAAEEGVGSGGGASGSMLYNCILYSNTAPSGPNYAPDHWNSVYLNYCSTTPMPTNGFGNITNAPLFVNHAGGNLRLQSNSPCINAGRNAYAPGPTDLDGLPRIVSATVDIGAYEFQGPGSMISYAWLQQFGLPTDGSADATDPDADGHTTWQEWRCQTDPTNALSVLRLLSASPAGTNVTVSWQSVAGVNYFLERSTNLWASPPFALLSPNLPGQPGTTTFTDTNAAPLAPLFYRVGVGN, encoded by the coding sequence ATGAAAACGAAACCAAACCAATCCATGAACCTCAAGGTAGAGCGCGTCACGCCGTGCGCGCCGCAACTGGCAACCCACCCTCCGAACGGCGCGCACGGAATGACGCGCCTTACCAATCCACGCAGTTTATGGCCGCGTTGCCCGGGCGCCGACCGTAGTTTTCTCCTCGCGTCCGCGTTGTTTCTGGCCGCCGCCAGTATCTGCTTTGCCCAGCCCGTCATCACCAACCAGCCCCAAACGCAGGCCACGACTCCCGGCGCGACTGCCACCTTCGACGTCGGCGCGAGGGGCACAGAGCCGCTCGCTTACCAGTGGCAGAAAAACCCGGGCAACGGTTTTTCCGACCTCGCGAACTGCACCAATGCCGCGCTGGTCCTGACCAATGTGCAGCCGTGGGACGCGTGTGACTACCGCGTGGTCATTACCAATCTCACCGCTGGGAGAACCAGTGCCGTGGCCCGCCTTTATGTGATGCGGCCGGCACTGGTGACGACCAACGTGGTGGTCGACAATTTCGATGACAACAAGCTGACCGGGTGGAGCTTGATGAGCAATGCCGAGGGTGGACTCATCGAAACCAACCAGCAGTTCAAAGTGCGCGGCCTTTGGCGTGGTTATCCGACTCCAGAATTGGGCATCTGGACCAAGGGCTTGCGGACCAAGAACTGGAACCTCGCTATCGGTCAGACCCTGGAGTGGCGGGTTGACGTCGTCGGCATGAATGAGAACACGAGTGACGTAGTAATCGAGCCTGGCTATTTGGGCACCTACGAAGCCTACATGTTTATCAAGGGGCGCAACGCTATTTCCATCGTCAAACTTACGGGGGGAGATGGTGTCGTGGCTTTTTCCTGTGACCCGGTCGTGATCAAGAATACGAATGTCGTCCTGGCGCTGGCGATGTCGCGGATGGGCGCGGATGTGGTTCTTACGGCCCGCGTTTTGGACAAGGACAACCTCAACGCCGTCCTCTATGAACGCCGCTTTGTAGATACGCCCGAGATTGATCGGTCACTCACCACGGCCGAAGTCCTAGCCTTGACCGGCAATTCAGTGCCGTTTGCGCCGGACGTAAGACGAGCGCCAGTGACCATGGGGGATGTTGTGGACCTCAAGATATTCCAATACAACTGGGGCACAAACTCAACGGCCGAGGTCACTTTCGACAACCTTGAACTGTGGACATCCATGATTCCTAGGGCGCGCTACGTGGACGTGAACAGCACGAACCCGACGCCGCCCTTCACCAACTGGCTCACTGCGGCGACGAACATCCAGGACGCCGTGGACGTGGCACAGGCGGGCGACGAAATCGTGGTGACCAACGGCATCTACGCCACCGGCGGGCGGGCGGTGGGAACAAACATTCTGGTCAACCGCGTGGCGGTGGAAAAGTCGCTCACGGTGCGCAGCGTCAACGGGCCAGCGGCGACCGTGATCGACGGGGCTGGAACCGTGCGTTGCGCCTACGTGGGCGAGAGCGCGCTCTTGAGTGGATTTACGCTGACCAATGGGAATACCTATACGTTGATCAATGGGAATGTATTGGTTGGTGATGGTGCTGGGGTGTTCTGTGAGCGGTTCGGAGTGGTAACCAACTGTACTTTGAGCGGCAATGCGACTGGTCTCGGGTTGGTGGGGTGGCTCGGGGCCGGCGGCGGGGCGTCTGGCGGCACGCTTTACAACTGCACATTGAGCGGGAATAGAGCTGCATACGGGGGTGGGGCTTCCGGGAGCCTGCTTTACAACTGCACCGTGACCGACAACTCAGCACCCGGCACTGCATTCGGCTCTTTCGGCGGCGGGGTGGACGCGAGCACGCTGAACAACTGCACGCTGACGGGCAACTCGGCTGAGTACGGCGGCGGCGGGGCGTCTGACAGCACTTTGAACAACTGCACGCTGACCGGCAACTCGGCGGACGAGGGCGGTGGGGCGTTTGCGAGCACGCTTTACAACTGTACGCTTACCGGCAACTCGGCAAGTCGGCAGGGTGGTGGGGGCGTGGCGCGCGGGAGTACCCTCTACAACTGCACGCTAACGGGCAACTCGGCAGCTGAGGAGGGGGTGGGGTCTGGAGGCGGAGCGAGCGGGAGCATGCTCTACAACTGCATCCTCTATTCTAACACCGCTCCGAGCGGTCCAAACTACGCGCCTGATCATTGGAATTCAGTTTACTTGAACTACTGTTCCACGACGCCGATGCCAACGAACGGTTTCGGCAACATCACCAACGCGCCGCTCTTCGTGAATCACGCCGGCGGCAACCTGCGCCTGCAATCCAACTCCCCCTGCATCAACGCCGGCCGCAATGCCTACGCCCCCGGCCCCACAGACCTGGACGGCCTCCCGCGCATCGTCAGCGCCACTGTGGACATCGGCGCCTACGAGTTCCAAGGCCCCGGCTCGATGATTTCCTACGCCTGGCTCCAGCAATTCGGCCTGCCCACCGACGGCTCGGCAGATGCCACGGACCCGGACGCCGACGGTCACACCACCTGGCAGGAGTGGCGTTGCCAGACCGATCCCACCAACGCGCTCTCGGTGTTGCGCCTGCTGTCGGCTTCGCCCGCCGGCACCAACGTGACCGTGAGTTGGCAGAGCGTGGCCGGGGTAAACTATTTCCTGGAGCGCAGCACGAATCTGTGGGCCAGCCCGCCGTTCGCGCTGTTGTCCCCGAACCTCCCCGGCCAACCCGGCACGACGACTTTCACCGACACCAATGCCGCGCCCCTGGCTCCGCTGTTCTACCGCGTGGGGGTGGGGAACTGA
- a CDS encoding HEAT repeat domain-containing protein, which produces MTNQPFTNAPLTAGVTLASLSTAAGKISLDEFISRIKSADDRVRGPAWQSAAEFGAPAVKPLAEVMAHPDFEIARAAQRALWKIVRHAGRPGADKERSEVATELVPLLAHGSSYVRREFVWMLSEIGGDDTVPPLAALLLDQDLREDVRGALQRMPGAKSLAALKTALASTPEDFKPAIAVSLRARGQKVNGFPSQKLIPTEKTAVKPVATA; this is translated from the coding sequence ATGACGAACCAACCCTTCACCAATGCCCCACTGACCGCTGGCGTCACGCTCGCCAGCCTGTCAACCGCCGCCGGGAAAATTTCCCTGGACGAGTTCATCAGTCGGATCAAGAGCGCGGACGACCGGGTACGCGGTCCCGCGTGGCAAAGTGCCGCCGAGTTCGGAGCGCCAGCCGTGAAGCCGCTGGCCGAGGTCATGGCCCATCCCGACTTTGAAATCGCTCGCGCCGCCCAACGCGCACTGTGGAAAATCGTGCGCCACGCTGGACGGCCGGGTGCAGACAAGGAAAGAAGCGAGGTCGCGACTGAACTCGTTCCGTTGCTCGCGCACGGCAGCAGCTATGTCCGCCGTGAATTCGTCTGGATGCTTTCCGAGATTGGCGGCGACGACACCGTGCCGCCCTTGGCCGCCCTTCTTCTCGACCAAGACCTGCGCGAAGACGTCCGCGGCGCTCTCCAACGAATGCCCGGCGCCAAATCACTCGCCGCGCTCAAGACTGCGTTGGCTTCCACGCCCGAAGATTTCAAGCCCGCGATCGCCGTGTCGCTCCGGGCACGCGGCCAAAAGGTCAACGGATTTCCCAGCCAGAAACTCATTCCGACGGAAAAAACCGCAGTGAAACCCGTCGCCACTGCCTGA